From the Chloroflexia bacterium SDU3-3 genome, one window contains:
- the recG gene encoding ATP-dependent DNA helicase RecG, with the protein MDGKDEIIALGKALRQEQLGGYADTALGDGLDRYLAQWGAGAEAALANEPVQHVLELLGGYADFDVATRRARVDVAIDTLLGMFRPAPAAPAAPRRPVAAVKAAPARKAPLTLTSLLEEVPGVGKQNAAAFRKLGVRTIEDLLYHFPNRYDDFSSQKQIADLEIGATETIVAEVSEVRSFGTRTGRGGVELRVGDDSGDLKVTFFGQPWLTKQIHEGDWLVLSGKVDSYMGMRQMNAPKWEPYSEDERVHTGRLVPVHPLTKGLIERNARRIIKQVVDAAVPQVQEHLPASVCASAGLVPIQQALQQMHFPDSKEQLEQARTRLGFDEFLYIQLGVLQRKVLWQGERGYAMPFNQDVHEDLLAKLPFAMTGAQVRALEAIFADMARPVPMSRLLQGDVGSGKTVVAAAAALQAVAGGFQAAIMAPTEILAEQHYKGLRKMLAGVRIPRQKEALAEAATPAAVEGELSLDEMKRILGIMPEDDMGGEGVRVALLTGSLGAKDRRKVLAAIEHGDVDLIIGTHALITESVRYHALGLAIVDEQHRFGVEQRQRLKDKGFNPHLLVMTATPIPRTLTLTIFGDLDTAVLDELPPGRQEIRTRWVTSVERDKAYRHMRKEIAAGRQAYVVCPLVEESEKVDLPSAEEMYEKLASEIFPDLRVCLIHGKMLPREKDQVMIAFRNHEYDIMVATAVIEVGIDVPNATTMLIEGADRFGLAQLHQFRGRVGRGVHQSFCILVSDRENEQTKQRLEAMEQTTDGFKLAEIDLQLRGPGEFFGTRQSGTPDLKVARLGDTRLLVAANREAQRLLALDPKLEREEHALLKKKVDLFWAETLKAG; encoded by the coding sequence ATGGACGGGAAAGACGAGATCATCGCGCTGGGCAAGGCGCTGCGGCAGGAGCAGCTGGGCGGCTACGCCGACACCGCGCTAGGAGACGGCCTCGATCGCTACCTGGCGCAGTGGGGCGCGGGTGCCGAGGCCGCGCTGGCCAACGAGCCGGTGCAGCATGTGCTGGAGCTGCTGGGCGGCTACGCCGACTTCGACGTGGCCACACGGCGGGCCAGGGTGGATGTGGCGATCGACACGCTGCTGGGCATGTTCCGCCCGGCCCCCGCCGCGCCCGCCGCCCCCCGCCGCCCGGTGGCCGCCGTCAAGGCCGCGCCCGCGCGCAAGGCCCCGCTCACGCTCACCTCGCTGCTGGAGGAGGTGCCGGGCGTGGGCAAGCAGAACGCCGCCGCCTTCCGCAAGCTGGGCGTGCGCACCATCGAGGATCTGCTCTACCACTTCCCCAACCGCTACGACGACTTCTCCTCGCAGAAGCAGATCGCCGACCTAGAGATCGGCGCGACCGAGACGATCGTGGCCGAGGTGAGCGAGGTGCGCAGCTTCGGCACGCGCACCGGGCGCGGCGGGGTGGAGCTGCGGGTGGGCGACGATTCGGGCGACCTGAAGGTGACCTTCTTCGGCCAGCCCTGGCTGACCAAGCAGATCCACGAGGGCGACTGGCTGGTGCTGAGCGGCAAGGTGGACAGCTACATGGGCATGCGCCAGATGAACGCGCCCAAGTGGGAGCCGTACAGCGAGGACGAGCGCGTTCACACCGGGCGGCTGGTGCCGGTGCACCCGCTGACCAAGGGCCTGATCGAGCGCAACGCCCGCCGGATCATCAAGCAGGTGGTGGATGCCGCCGTGCCCCAGGTGCAGGAGCACCTGCCCGCCAGCGTGTGCGCCAGCGCCGGGCTGGTGCCCATCCAGCAGGCCCTGCAGCAGATGCACTTCCCCGACAGCAAGGAGCAGCTGGAGCAGGCGCGCACCCGGCTGGGCTTCGACGAGTTCCTCTACATCCAGCTGGGCGTGCTGCAGCGCAAGGTGCTGTGGCAGGGCGAGCGCGGCTACGCCATGCCGTTCAACCAGGATGTCCACGAGGATCTGCTGGCCAAGCTGCCCTTCGCCATGACGGGCGCGCAGGTGCGGGCGCTGGAGGCGATCTTCGCCGACATGGCCCGGCCTGTGCCGATGTCGCGGCTGCTGCAGGGCGATGTCGGCTCGGGCAAGACGGTGGTGGCGGCGGCGGCGGCGCTGCAGGCGGTGGCGGGCGGCTTCCAGGCCGCGATCATGGCCCCGACCGAGATCCTGGCCGAGCAGCACTACAAGGGCCTGCGCAAGATGCTGGCCGGGGTGCGCATCCCGCGCCAGAAAGAGGCGCTGGCCGAAGCCGCCACCCCAGCCGCCGTCGAGGGCGAGCTGTCGCTGGATGAGATGAAGCGCATCCTGGGCATCATGCCCGAGGACGATATGGGCGGCGAGGGCGTGCGGGTGGCGCTGCTGACGGGCAGCCTAGGTGCGAAGGATCGGCGCAAGGTGCTGGCGGCGATCGAGCACGGCGATGTGGACCTGATCATCGGCACGCACGCGCTGATCACCGAGAGCGTGCGCTACCACGCGCTGGGCCTGGCGATCGTGGATGAGCAGCACCGCTTCGGCGTGGAGCAGCGCCAGCGCCTGAAGGACAAGGGCTTCAACCCGCACCTGCTGGTGATGACGGCCACGCCCATCCCGCGCACGCTGACGCTCACCATCTTCGGCGACCTCGACACGGCGGTGCTGGATGAGCTGCCGCCGGGCCGCCAGGAGATCCGCACGCGCTGGGTGACGAGCGTGGAGCGCGACAAGGCCTACCGCCACATGCGCAAGGAGATCGCGGCGGGTCGCCAGGCCTATGTGGTCTGCCCGCTGGTGGAGGAGAGCGAGAAGGTCGACCTGCCATCCGCCGAGGAGATGTACGAGAAGCTGGCCAGCGAGATCTTCCCCGACCTGCGTGTCTGCCTCATCCACGGCAAGATGCTGCCCAGGGAGAAGGATCAGGTGATGATTGCCTTCCGCAACCACGAGTACGACATCATGGTGGCCACCGCCGTGATCGAGGTGGGCATCGATGTGCCGAACGCCACCACCATGCTGATCGAGGGGGCCGACCGCTTCGGGCTGGCCCAGCTGCACCAGTTTCGCGGGCGGGTGGGGCGCGGCGTGCACCAGAGCTTCTGCATCCTGGTGAGCGACCGCGAGAACGAGCAGACCAAGCAGCGCCTAGAGGCCATGGAGCAGACCACCGACGGCTTCAAGCTGGCCGAGATCGACCTGCAGCTGCGCGGCCCCGGCGAGTTCTTCGGCACGCGCCAGAGCGGCACGCCCGACCTGAAGGTGGCCCGCCTGGGCGACACGCGCCTGCTGGTGGCGGCCAACCGCGAGGCCCAGCGGCTGCTGGCCCTCGACCCCAAGCTGGAGCGTGAGGAGCACGCGCTGCTGAAGAAGAAGGTCGACCTGTTCTGGGCCGAGACTCTGAAGGCGGGCTAG
- a CDS encoding ABC transporter substrate-binding protein has translation MAKQMNRRVFLRGMLGGAGAMALAACGTAASTSSNTAAGATAAPDAAQPAAGSAAATTAPAAVSQTGSTVEITYWGSFSGNLGEAEQAMVKAFNDSQKDVKVNYQFQGSYEETAQKLTAALQAKATPDLTLLSDVWWFKFYLAQAIAPLDDLAKGAGIDFSDYQPVLLDEGLREGAHYWVPFARSTPLFYYNKDIWAEAGLPDRGPATWAELIEWAPKIVKKDGSTITRAAFNHPGSASYVAWIFQGVIWQHGGAYSKPDFTITLEEPNGIRAAQLYRDSVNGPNAWAITSKDQDKDFLGGVSAATIGSTGGLAGYEKNASFKVGTAFLPQESAFGCPTGGSGFAVLASSPSEKQQAAMKYVAFATGTEGTTTWSQSTGYMPVRKSAVESQSMQDFFAKRPNFKVAVDQLPKTHAQDAARVFIPGGDQIIGKGLERITTGNEDPATVWKDVTADLQKGAEPVLADLAALKK, from the coding sequence GTGGCGAAGCAGATGAACCGCCGTGTATTTCTCCGTGGCATGCTGGGCGGCGCTGGCGCGATGGCGCTGGCCGCCTGCGGCACCGCCGCCTCCACCAGTTCGAACACCGCCGCCGGCGCGACCGCAGCCCCCGACGCCGCCCAGCCCGCAGCCGGGTCTGCCGCCGCCACCACAGCCCCCGCCGCAGTGAGCCAGACCGGCTCGACGGTGGAGATCACCTACTGGGGCTCGTTCAGCGGCAACCTGGGCGAGGCCGAGCAGGCCATGGTCAAGGCGTTCAACGACTCGCAGAAGGACGTGAAGGTCAACTACCAGTTCCAGGGCTCCTACGAGGAGACCGCCCAGAAGCTGACCGCCGCCCTGCAGGCCAAGGCCACGCCCGACCTCACGCTGCTCTCCGACGTGTGGTGGTTCAAGTTCTACCTGGCCCAGGCCATCGCCCCGCTGGACGACCTAGCCAAGGGAGCGGGCATCGACTTCAGCGACTACCAGCCGGTGCTGCTGGACGAGGGCCTGCGCGAGGGCGCGCACTACTGGGTGCCCTTCGCCCGCTCCACCCCGCTGTTCTACTACAACAAAGACATCTGGGCCGAGGCTGGCCTGCCCGACCGCGGCCCGGCCACCTGGGCCGAGCTGATCGAGTGGGCGCCCAAGATCGTGAAGAAGGACGGCAGCACGATCACTCGCGCCGCCTTCAACCACCCCGGCTCGGCCAGCTACGTGGCCTGGATCTTCCAGGGCGTGATCTGGCAGCACGGCGGGGCCTACTCCAAGCCCGACTTCACCATCACCCTGGAGGAGCCGAACGGCATCCGCGCCGCCCAGCTCTACCGCGACTCGGTGAACGGCCCGAACGCCTGGGCGATCACCTCCAAGGATCAGGATAAGGACTTCCTAGGCGGTGTGTCGGCGGCCACCATCGGCTCCACCGGCGGCCTAGCGGGCTACGAGAAGAACGCCAGCTTCAAGGTCGGCACGGCATTCCTGCCCCAGGAGTCGGCCTTCGGCTGTCCCACCGGCGGCTCGGGCTTCGCGGTGCTTGCCTCCTCGCCCAGCGAGAAGCAGCAGGCGGCCATGAAGTACGTGGCCTTCGCCACCGGCACCGAGGGCACCACCACCTGGTCGCAGAGCACGGGCTACATGCCGGTGCGCAAGAGCGCCGTGGAGAGCCAGTCGATGCAGGATTTCTTCGCCAAGCGCCCCAACTTCAAGGTGGCGGTCGACCAGCTGCCCAAGACCCACGCCCAGGATGCCGCGCGCGTGTTCATCCCCGGCGGCGACCAGATCATCGGCAAGGGCCTGGAGCGCATCACCACCGGCAACGAGGATCCCGCCACTGTCTGGAAGGACGTGACCGCCGACCTGCAGAAGGGCGCGGAGCCGGTGCTGGCCGACCTGGCGGCGCTGAAGAAGTAG
- a CDS encoding carbohydrate ABC transporter permease, whose translation MIEMEQNFPITHTSTAENRHHRLRAQRAAGYLACLLAVLVIGLPVYWTVIGAFKTTREIYSPVPTWFPLNPTFENFSEAWQSAPFARYYLNSIITTLIGSGLEIWFALASAYALVFLRFPRKDLVFLVLLAALMVPEEITIIPNYLTVANLQWINTYPGIIVPGASIAFGTFLLRQYFLTLPQEVMDAAKVDGAGHMRTLFGIVAPLALPAVATMALLSVVAKWNEFLWPLIVTSTQEMRTLPIGVAWLLDQEGVTNWGVVMAGTLFVLVPMLLIFLWAQRFVVDGIAAGAVKG comes from the coding sequence ATGATAGAGATGGAACAGAACTTCCCGATCACCCACACATCCACGGCGGAGAACCGCCACCACCGGCTGCGCGCGCAGCGGGCCGCTGGCTACCTGGCCTGCCTGCTGGCCGTGCTGGTCATCGGCCTGCCGGTGTACTGGACAGTGATCGGGGCCTTCAAGACCACGCGCGAGATCTACTCGCCGGTGCCCACCTGGTTCCCCCTGAATCCCACATTCGAGAACTTCAGCGAGGCCTGGCAGTCGGCGCCGTTCGCGCGCTACTACCTCAACAGCATCATCACCACGCTGATCGGCAGCGGGCTGGAGATCTGGTTCGCGCTGGCCTCGGCCTACGCGCTGGTGTTCCTGCGCTTCCCGCGCAAGGATCTAGTGTTCCTGGTGCTGCTGGCCGCCCTGATGGTGCCCGAGGAGATCACGATCATCCCCAACTACCTGACGGTGGCCAATCTGCAGTGGATCAACACCTACCCCGGCATCATCGTGCCGGGCGCGTCGATCGCCTTCGGCACCTTCCTGCTGCGCCAGTACTTCCTCACCCTGCCGCAGGAGGTGATGGACGCCGCGAAGGTGGATGGCGCGGGCCACATGCGCACGCTGTTCGGCATTGTGGCGCCGCTGGCGCTGCCCGCCGTGGCCACCATGGCGCTGCTCTCGGTGGTGGCCAAGTGGAACGAGTTCCTCTGGCCGCTGATCGTGACCAGCACCCAGGAGATGCGCACGCTGCCGATCGGCGTGGCCTGGCTGCTCGACCAGGAGGGCGTGACCAACTGGGGCGTGGTGATGGCGGGCACGCTGTTCGTGCTGGTGCCCATGCTGCTGATCTTCCTGTGGGCGCAGCGATTCGTGGTGGATGGCATCGCCGCAGGCGCGGTGAAGGGCTAG
- a CDS encoding sugar ABC transporter permease, translating to MASAPRLRVSKTLAREWLLFWLLIGPNLLLFGIFTYWPLVYNAYLSFVSWDFVRPSKRWVGLANYASVLGDDQFQTILANTIVFTAASVMMTMLLGLGLALLLNQPLRYRNTARAVLFAPTILSGAAVAIVWTYIFDPRYGLLNEFFRLVGAHSPSWLSDPHWAMPALIIVYVWKNLGYAVVIYLAGLQSIDRSLYEAATVDGAGAGDRFWHITLPGLSPVSFFLSVTSILSCFQAFDLIRVMTGGGPINATNTLVFHLYELGFVSFNAGEAGVVSLVLFLIMLVLTIFQVRMVEQRVHYS from the coding sequence ATGGCAAGCGCGCCACGACTGCGTGTCTCGAAAACGCTCGCCCGCGAGTGGCTACTCTTCTGGCTGCTGATCGGCCCCAACCTGCTGCTGTTCGGCATCTTCACCTACTGGCCGCTAGTGTACAACGCCTACCTGAGCTTTGTGAGCTGGGACTTCGTGCGCCCGAGCAAGCGCTGGGTGGGGCTGGCTAACTACGCCAGCGTGCTGGGCGACGATCAGTTCCAGACGATCCTGGCCAACACCATCGTGTTCACGGCGGCCAGCGTGATGATGACCATGCTGCTGGGGCTGGGCCTAGCGCTGCTGCTCAACCAGCCGCTGCGCTACCGCAACACCGCCCGCGCGGTGCTGTTCGCGCCCACCATCCTCTCGGGCGCGGCGGTGGCAATCGTGTGGACCTATATCTTTGACCCGCGCTACGGCCTGCTGAACGAGTTCTTCCGGCTGGTGGGGGCGCACTCGCCCAGCTGGCTGAGCGACCCGCACTGGGCCATGCCCGCGCTGATCATCGTGTATGTGTGGAAGAACCTGGGCTACGCCGTGGTGATCTACCTGGCCGGGCTGCAGTCTATCGACCGCTCGCTATACGAGGCCGCCACGGTGGATGGCGCGGGCGCGGGCGACCGCTTCTGGCACATCACGCTGCCGGGGCTCTCGCCGGTGTCGTTCTTCCTGAGCGTCACCAGCATCCTCAGCTGCTTCCAGGCCTTCGACCTCATCCGCGTGATGACCGGCGGCGGGCCGATCAACGCCACCAACACGCTGGTCTTCCACCTCTACGAGCTGGGCTTTGTCAGCTTCAACGCGGGCGAGGCCGGGGTGGTGTCGCTGGTGCTCTTCCTGATCATGCTCGTGCTCACGATCTTCCAGGTGAGGATGGTCGAGCAGCGGGTGCACTACTCCTAG
- a CDS encoding response regulator has protein sequence MIDNSQPQNSTTASWKVPNFYQQGRVAQQAYDVVVVDDEAPIAQVIADLLIEEGYRVGVFHDGASALLAILEHPPRLVLLDIAMPVLTGDEVLIELRRRGYDHLPIILMSAGSRLRDFLPLGATAVIPKPFDLDQILSCVSRYAGDS, from the coding sequence ATGATCGATAATTCCCAACCGCAGAACAGCACGACGGCGTCGTGGAAAGTACCAAACTTCTATCAACAAGGGCGTGTCGCGCAGCAGGCCTACGATGTGGTGGTTGTCGACGACGAGGCCCCTATCGCCCAGGTGATCGCCGATCTTCTGATCGAAGAGGGCTATCGTGTCGGCGTCTTTCACGATGGTGCGAGCGCCCTGCTGGCGATCCTCGAGCACCCGCCCCGGCTGGTGCTGCTCGACATCGCCATGCCGGTGCTGACGGGCGACGAGGTGCTGATCGAGCTGCGCCGCCGTGGCTACGACCACCTGCCGATCATCCTGATGAGCGCTGGGTCGCGCCTGAGAGACTTCCTGCCGCTGGGGGCGACGGCGGTCATCCCGAAGCCCTTCGACCTCGACCAGATCCTATCGTGCGTGAGCCGATACGCCGGCGATTCCTAG
- a CDS encoding NAD(P)/FAD-dependent oxidoreductase, with protein MTDVQTFDVLVVGGGPAGLSAALYLARYRRHTALFDTGRGRSTWHQVNHNYLGFPGGLPARQLRELGRAQLSEYPHVALMDHTIDTLWRDGPWFFAQGQAGLWRAQAVILATGVLDHYPHFAGWQDYVGRSMFWCITCDGYACRDAQVVVAGADDEAAAVALQMRRFASSVVLLTDSYEPCFSPKFHTRLDRAEIPVVVDKIADVVGQDGMLEALLTKRGRRIEAERLFSFQGATPQTDLARQLGVALSEQGYILVDTEQKTSVPGVYAAGDVTRLHSHQITTAVHEGGQAASAANYFLYPPDMRDD; from the coding sequence ATGACCGACGTGCAGACCTTCGATGTGCTCGTGGTGGGCGGCGGCCCCGCCGGGCTGTCGGCGGCGCTCTACCTGGCGCGCTACCGCCGCCACACCGCGCTGTTCGACACGGGCCGGGGCCGCTCGACATGGCACCAGGTGAACCACAACTACCTGGGCTTCCCCGGCGGCCTGCCCGCCCGACAGCTGCGCGAGCTGGGCCGCGCCCAGCTGTCCGAGTACCCGCACGTGGCCCTGATGGACCACACCATCGACACGCTGTGGCGCGACGGCCCGTGGTTCTTCGCCCAGGGCCAGGCCGGGCTATGGCGCGCCCAGGCCGTCATCCTGGCCACCGGGGTGCTCGACCACTACCCGCACTTTGCGGGCTGGCAGGACTACGTGGGGCGCAGCATGTTCTGGTGCATCACCTGCGACGGCTATGCCTGCCGCGACGCCCAGGTGGTGGTGGCTGGTGCCGACGACGAGGCGGCGGCGGTGGCACTCCAGATGCGGCGCTTCGCCTCGTCGGTGGTGCTGCTGACCGACAGCTACGAGCCGTGCTTTTCGCCCAAGTTCCACACCCGCCTAGATCGCGCCGAGATCCCGGTGGTGGTGGACAAGATCGCCGATGTGGTGGGCCAGGATGGCATGCTTGAGGCGCTGCTCACCAAGCGCGGCAGGCGCATTGAGGCCGAGCGGCTGTTCAGCTTCCAGGGGGCCACGCCGCAGACCGACCTTGCCCGCCAGCTGGGCGTGGCGCTCAGCGAGCAGGGCTATATTCTGGTGGACACCGAGCAGAAGACCAGCGTGCCCGGCGTGTACGCGGCGGGCGATGTGACCCGCCTGCACTCGCATCAGATCACCACCGCCGTGCACGAGGGCGGCCAGGCGGCCTCGGCGGCCAACTACTTCCTCTACCCGCCCGACATGCGCGACGACTAG
- a CDS encoding tetratricopeptide repeat protein yields MNPPPPPAPLDPGTPEDALALRVLALAEYLLPGAPVPASLLLAALAAAPEALEAALGRLYALGQASPAEGGAVALAPQALAAPGDEERAQAEGALAEALGRCISEALPREEQGDLAALLPHAAALAERMAQRGDARASGLLRALGMAAEAQGDLAAALEHHTRALAIDEAAHGPAHPQVITSLLGVGRVLMWRGDLAAAQARFAQAVQIAEAAPSPAHADISVALNNLARLAELRGDLAAARRYGERALQIDEAHYGPDHPEVAVDLHNLGGLAIQRGDMSAALALFARAAEIARAAYGPNHPLLAERLGMLGRVLLRTGDHRRAAALFDEVLEIDTAHYGPGHPKLADDMDDLGEAAEAAGDMGIARGYYERALQLDEAHYGPDHPALAPRLTSLGLARHALGESAAARALFARALKIDEAAHGPEHPQVAVDLANLGLAARALGDVDAARGYYTRAVAMFERFLPPDHPHLRTVRRGLAALDQRPWWRRLLGR; encoded by the coding sequence ATGAACCCACCGCCCCCGCCCGCCCCGCTGGACCCCGGCACGCCGGAGGATGCGCTCGCGCTGCGCGTGCTGGCGCTGGCCGAGTATCTGCTGCCCGGCGCGCCGGTGCCCGCAAGCCTGCTGCTGGCGGCGCTGGCTGCCGCGCCCGAGGCGCTGGAAGCCGCGCTAGGGCGGCTCTACGCCCTGGGCCAGGCCTCCCCCGCCGAGGGCGGCGCGGTGGCGCTGGCCCCGCAGGCGCTGGCCGCGCCGGGCGACGAGGAGCGCGCGCAGGCCGAGGGCGCGCTGGCCGAGGCGCTGGGTCGCTGCATCAGCGAGGCGCTGCCGCGCGAGGAGCAGGGCGATCTGGCCGCGCTGCTGCCCCACGCCGCCGCCCTGGCCGAGCGCATGGCCCAGCGCGGCGACGCGCGCGCCAGCGGGCTGCTGCGGGCGCTGGGCATGGCCGCCGAGGCCCAGGGCGACCTAGCTGCCGCGCTGGAGCACCACACCCGCGCGCTGGCCATCGACGAGGCCGCGCACGGCCCAGCCCACCCCCAGGTCATCACCTCGCTGCTGGGCGTGGGGCGCGTGCTGATGTGGCGCGGGGACTTGGCGGCGGCGCAGGCCCGCTTCGCGCAGGCGGTGCAGATCGCCGAGGCCGCGCCCAGCCCGGCCCACGCCGACATCTCGGTGGCGCTGAACAACCTAGCTCGTCTGGCCGAGCTGCGCGGCGACCTCGCGGCAGCGCGGCGCTACGGCGAGCGGGCGCTGCAGATCGACGAGGCCCACTATGGCCCCGACCACCCCGAGGTGGCGGTGGACCTGCACAACCTGGGCGGCCTGGCCATCCAGCGCGGCGATATGAGCGCCGCGCTGGCCCTGTTCGCGCGGGCGGCGGAGATTGCCCGGGCCGCCTATGGCCCCAACCACCCTCTCCTCGCCGAGCGGCTGGGCATGCTGGGGCGGGTGCTGCTACGCACGGGCGACCACCGGCGGGCCGCCGCGCTGTTCGACGAGGTGCTGGAGATCGATACGGCCCACTACGGCCCCGGCCACCCCAAGCTAGCCGACGACATGGACGATCTGGGCGAGGCCGCCGAGGCCGCAGGCGACATGGGCATCGCGCGGGGCTACTACGAGCGGGCGCTGCAGCTCGACGAGGCCCACTATGGCCCCGACCACCCCGCGCTCGCGCCCCGGCTCACCAGCCTGGGGCTGGCCCGCCACGCCCTGGGTGAGTCGGCGGCGGCGCGGGCTTTGTTTGCCCGGGCGCTGAAGATCGACGAGGCCGCCCACGGCCCCGAGCACCCTCAGGTGGCGGTGGACCTGGCCAACCTGGGGCTGGCCGCCCGCGCCCTGGGCGACGTGGATGCGGCGCGCGGCTACTACACCCGCGCTGTCGCCATGTTCGAGCGCTTCCTGCCGCCCGACCACCCGCACCTGCGCACCGTGCGGCGCGGCCTGGCCGCGCTGGACCAGCGGCCCTGGTGGCGGCGGCTGCTGGGGCGCTAA